In Holophagales bacterium, one DNA window encodes the following:
- the uvrC gene encoding excinuclease ABC subunit UvrC has protein sequence MTPELAARIAGLPEEPGIYIFVDAGRRTLYVGKAKSLKRRVASYLTRDLEPRLAAMVEEASDLDYLVTRSESEALELENNWIKERRPRYNVLLRDDKTYPYLKITVGEAWPRVAFTRRIRQDGAEYFGPFLPGGLARRAIKLVQKLFRLRVCRIEIDGKLPRPCLYYDMKRCLGPCVAGLTDEATYREATEQSRLFLGGKTDRLSRELRQRMEQAAERLEFEEAARLRDALAEIDALAGRSRLSSVEGEDADVIGLFTLGPRAAMVILVMRGGRILDRQELFWEEEAAFAAERLLAEVLPQIYARTTFIPKEIHLPMPIDGDEALADWLSERKGERVYLRYPARGPRASRLDLARGNAQLAFRRRFRGAGESDAGSEALRTHLELPEPPRRIEGFDISTFHGGETVASLVVWQEGKLRKSDYRSFNIRGVRLPDDFASMRQAVERHYRRRLEEVGEMPDLILVDGGRGQLNAALSALAALGAEETPIVSLAKREEEVYRPDLPEPLVLPRRDPGLQLLQRLRDEAHRFAISRHRNRRSRRTLASRLDRLPGIGPARRRLLLQHFGSADAVAAASVEALAELLGPTVGRRLHATLAMADGADAGHEGDAGSGGESPPELR, from the coding sequence ATGACTCCCGAGCTTGCGGCGCGGATCGCCGGGCTGCCGGAAGAACCGGGCATCTACATCTTCGTCGATGCCGGCAGACGGACGCTCTACGTCGGCAAGGCGAAGTCGCTGAAGCGCCGGGTCGCGAGCTACCTCACGCGCGATCTCGAGCCGCGACTGGCGGCGATGGTGGAGGAGGCCAGCGACCTCGACTACCTGGTGACGCGGTCGGAGTCCGAGGCGCTCGAGCTCGAGAACAACTGGATCAAAGAGCGCCGGCCGCGCTACAACGTCCTGCTGCGGGACGACAAGACCTATCCCTACCTCAAGATCACGGTCGGCGAAGCCTGGCCGAGGGTCGCCTTCACCCGGAGGATCCGCCAGGACGGGGCGGAGTACTTCGGCCCCTTCCTGCCGGGAGGTCTGGCGAGGCGAGCGATCAAGCTCGTCCAGAAGCTCTTCCGGCTGCGCGTCTGTCGGATCGAGATCGACGGGAAGCTGCCACGCCCCTGCCTCTACTACGACATGAAACGCTGCCTCGGCCCGTGCGTGGCGGGTCTCACCGACGAAGCGACCTATCGCGAGGCAACGGAACAGTCCCGCCTCTTCCTCGGCGGGAAGACGGATCGTCTCTCGCGTGAGCTGCGGCAACGGATGGAGCAGGCGGCGGAGCGTCTCGAGTTCGAGGAGGCCGCGCGGCTCCGCGACGCGCTCGCCGAGATCGACGCACTCGCCGGCCGCAGTCGCCTTTCGTCGGTGGAAGGCGAGGACGCCGATGTGATCGGCCTCTTCACCCTGGGACCTCGTGCTGCCATGGTGATCCTGGTGATGCGCGGCGGCCGCATTCTCGATCGTCAGGAGCTCTTCTGGGAGGAGGAGGCGGCGTTTGCCGCGGAACGTCTGCTCGCCGAGGTACTGCCTCAGATCTATGCGAGGACGACGTTCATCCCGAAGGAGATTCACCTGCCGATGCCGATCGACGGGGACGAGGCTCTCGCCGACTGGCTCTCGGAGCGCAAGGGGGAGCGGGTCTACCTGCGCTATCCGGCACGTGGCCCGCGAGCCTCGCGTCTCGACCTGGCCCGCGGCAACGCCCAGCTCGCCTTCCGGCGCCGCTTCCGCGGGGCCGGCGAGAGCGATGCCGGCAGCGAGGCGCTGCGGACTCACCTCGAGTTGCCGGAACCGCCGCGGCGGATCGAAGGCTTCGACATCTCGACCTTCCACGGCGGCGAGACCGTCGCCTCGCTGGTCGTCTGGCAAGAGGGCAAGCTGCGCAAGTCGGACTATCGCTCGTTCAACATCCGCGGCGTTCGGTTGCCCGACGACTTCGCTTCGATGCGCCAGGCCGTCGAACGCCACTATCGACGTCGGCTCGAGGAGGTGGGGGAGATGCCCGACCTCATCCTCGTCGACGGTGGGCGAGGGCAGCTCAACGCTGCGCTCTCGGCACTCGCGGCTCTCGGTGCCGAGGAGACGCCGATCGTCTCCCTGGCCAAGCGGGAGGAGGAGGTCTATCGGCCGGACCTGCCCGAGCCGCTCGTCCTTCCCCGGCGAGATCCCGGTCTGCAGCTTCTGCAGCGCCTGCGAGACGAAGCGCATCGTTTCGCCATCTCGCGGCATCGGAACCGGCGAAGTCGCCGAACCTTGGCGAGTCGCCTGGATCGCCTGCCAGGAATCGGCCCGGCTCGTCGTCGTCTGCTCCTGCAGCATTTCGGGTCGGCGGACGCGGTCGCCGCGGCGAGCGTCGAGGCTCTCGCCGAGCTCCTCGGCCCGACGGTCGGCCGTCGGCTGCACGCGACGCTGGCGATGGCCGACGGGGCGGACGCGGGCCACGAGGGCGACGCAGGATCCGGCGGAGAATCACCGCCGGAACTCCGCTAG
- a CDS encoding DUF4388 domain-containing protein translates to MSPIAGNLEREPLSEVVREIHLARGNGVLEVQVRGQRRRLHFREGELCLPGSHPLARRLATLLGEEPDPLGSARREIATLLSRIVEVTAEWTEGEFRFQDDPTVLPELLVGPLPTVEFLMEHAVAQVGERDPVAALGGDRTRWILEETSPLRRRADLLSPAELWVLEQLQAPTEPRDLQEKSPMGRVELGRALVRLAAAGCIRPFEQRRERSQDGAGQLLERQVLNRFDERIRESLAQRPVALDVAAHRELLIDRLAKFGGMTHYELLEVAPSASIDEVHAAYERLAREAHPSHSSLLELENAKAGLQLLFERGTTAYLTLADPERRKAYDLEIGLDVVVGRVNQPVAQRAQEQRDLARQHYEQALAFAAREEYHFAIELLQLAVKADSSKSQYFLELGRLQARNPNWLRHAAESYRRAIELVPRDLASRLLLASLYERLEDPVRAKVQYHTVLRIAPENPDAAAALERLEGGSSEGGKGIFGRIFRR, encoded by the coding sequence ATGTCGCCCATCGCCGGCAATCTCGAGCGGGAGCCTCTGTCGGAGGTCGTACGGGAGATCCATCTGGCCCGCGGCAACGGCGTGCTCGAAGTGCAAGTCCGCGGTCAGCGGCGGCGCCTGCATTTTCGCGAGGGGGAGCTCTGCCTGCCGGGAAGTCATCCTCTCGCCCGGCGGCTCGCCACGCTGCTCGGCGAGGAGCCCGATCCGCTGGGGTCGGCGAGGCGCGAGATCGCCACGCTGCTCTCCCGGATCGTCGAGGTCACGGCCGAGTGGACCGAGGGTGAGTTCCGGTTCCAGGACGACCCGACGGTGCTCCCCGAGCTTCTCGTCGGGCCACTGCCGACCGTCGAGTTCCTCATGGAGCACGCCGTCGCGCAGGTCGGCGAGCGCGATCCGGTCGCCGCGCTCGGCGGGGATCGCACGCGGTGGATTCTCGAAGAGACATCGCCACTGCGCCGACGAGCCGATCTCCTCAGTCCCGCCGAGCTCTGGGTGCTGGAACAACTCCAGGCGCCGACCGAGCCCCGCGATCTCCAGGAGAAGAGCCCGATGGGGCGAGTCGAGCTCGGGCGCGCCCTGGTTCGGCTGGCCGCGGCGGGTTGCATTCGTCCGTTCGAGCAGCGGCGGGAACGCTCTCAGGACGGGGCCGGACAGCTGCTCGAGCGGCAGGTCCTCAACCGGTTCGACGAGCGGATCCGCGAGAGCCTCGCCCAGCGGCCCGTGGCGTTGGATGTGGCCGCGCACCGAGAGCTGCTGATCGACCGCCTCGCGAAGTTCGGCGGCATGACCCACTACGAGCTCCTCGAGGTGGCGCCGTCGGCGTCGATCGACGAGGTCCACGCCGCCTACGAGCGGCTCGCCCGCGAAGCCCACCCGAGTCACTCGTCCCTGCTCGAATTGGAGAACGCGAAAGCCGGCCTTCAGCTCCTCTTCGAGCGCGGTACCACCGCCTATCTCACTCTGGCCGATCCGGAGCGCCGCAAGGCGTACGATCTCGAGATCGGTCTCGACGTCGTCGTCGGGCGGGTCAACCAACCCGTGGCCCAGCGAGCGCAGGAGCAGCGCGACCTCGCCCGCCAGCACTACGAGCAGGCTCTCGCCTTCGCCGCACGCGAGGAGTACCACTTCGCCATCGAGCTGCTGCAACTCGCCGTCAAGGCCGACTCGTCGAAGTCGCAGTACTTTCTCGAGCTCGGGCGGCTACAGGCCCGCAACCCGAACTGGCTGCGCCACGCCGCCGAGAGCTATCGGCGGGCCATCGAGCTGGTGCCGCGGGATCTCGCCTCCCGACTCCTCCTGGCCAGCCTCTACGAACGCCTCGAGGATCCCGTGCGGGCCAAGGTCCAGTACCACACGGTGCTGCGGATCGCCCCGGAGAACCCCGACGCCGCCGCGGCGCTCGAGCGTCTCGAAGGCGGAAGCTCGGAGGGTGGGAAGGGCATCTTCGGGCGCATCTTCCGCCGCTGA
- a CDS encoding LD-carboxypeptidase — protein sequence MPPIPLISARYPPPVVPGSRLGIAALSGPVDPTRLAAGCETLGRLGFEPVLATNLGSRAGFFAGSDRDRLDGFHGLLRDPSIDAIVFARGGHGLLRLLPSLDWELLASRPRAFVGYSDLTPLLNLIPQRLGWVTFHGPMAAVDLVNGLSEEEEASWLGALAGRPSSPLASPRIVRPGVARGHLLGGCLSLLTAVQGTPYAPSLEGSVLFWEDVGESPYRLDRMLTHLTLSGSLTGVRGMVIGEVDFGGIDGAVAELEAESLANARADLPFPIAAGLSCGHRRPNLTLPIGAPVELDALRGELTVLPCESVESA from the coding sequence GTGCCTCCGATCCCCTTGATCTCCGCACGCTATCCCCCGCCCGTCGTCCCTGGCTCCCGCCTCGGGATTGCTGCCCTGTCCGGTCCGGTCGATCCCACGCGTCTCGCGGCGGGTTGCGAGACGCTCGGGCGACTCGGCTTCGAGCCGGTCCTGGCGACGAACCTCGGCTCTCGCGCCGGCTTCTTTGCCGGCAGCGACCGCGATCGCCTCGACGGTTTTCACGGTCTGCTGCGCGATCCGTCGATCGATGCCATCGTCTTCGCGCGCGGTGGTCACGGCCTGCTGCGACTGCTGCCATCGCTCGACTGGGAGCTGCTCGCCAGCCGCCCGCGCGCCTTCGTCGGCTACTCCGATCTGACGCCCTTGCTCAATCTCATCCCGCAGCGGCTCGGCTGGGTGACCTTCCACGGCCCGATGGCGGCGGTCGATCTGGTCAACGGCCTTTCGGAGGAAGAAGAAGCCTCGTGGCTCGGCGCCCTCGCCGGGCGTCCAAGCTCGCCGTTGGCCTCCCCGCGGATCGTGCGGCCGGGCGTCGCCCGGGGTCACCTGCTCGGCGGCTGCCTGAGCCTCCTCACCGCGGTTCAAGGCACCCCGTACGCACCGTCGCTCGAGGGCTCGGTGCTGTTCTGGGAAGACGTCGGGGAGTCCCCCTATCGTCTCGATCGGATGTTGACCCACCTCACCCTGTCCGGTAGTCTGACCGGCGTTCGAGGCATGGTCATCGGCGAGGTGGACTTTGGCGGAATCGACGGCGCAGTCGCCGAGCTGGAGGCCGAGAGTCTCGCCAACGCGCGCGCGGACTTGCCGTTCCCGATTGCCGCGGGTCTGTCGTGCGGACACCGGCGGCCGAATCTCACCCTGCCGATCGGGGCGCCGGTCGAGCTCGACGCTCTCCGCGGCGAGCTGACCGTGCTGCCCTGCGAAAGCGTCGAGAGCGCATGA
- a CDS encoding cyclic nucleotide-binding domain-containing protein has translation MNKPVFKSTAKRPPLPSYTAEYAAGASIFEAGELGTEMYIVHEGRVEILAKVQGTEKQLAVLEKGDFFGEMALLEDQPRTASARALTDVQLLQINGSTFDQMLRSNPEIAVRMMRKLSRRLRETDRQLQEALGRTGQSGELELPPAEPVVEKPSGPQRMIHDKSGIEFHFSKGSETTVGRRDPVTGIHPDIDLTPVDNQRSISRRHAKLYKRGNKFFVAEDLGTMNGTFVNGERIETGQPTEIKPGDEVRFGLVTLRFSVD, from the coding sequence ATGAACAAGCCGGTCTTCAAGAGCACTGCGAAGCGCCCACCGCTCCCCAGCTACACCGCGGAGTACGCGGCTGGAGCCTCGATCTTCGAGGCCGGCGAGCTGGGGACGGAGATGTACATCGTCCACGAAGGTCGCGTCGAGATCCTGGCCAAGGTCCAGGGGACCGAAAAGCAGCTCGCCGTCCTCGAGAAGGGTGACTTCTTCGGCGAGATGGCGTTGCTCGAAGACCAGCCGCGCACGGCGAGCGCTCGCGCACTCACCGACGTGCAGTTGCTGCAGATCAACGGCTCGACCTTCGACCAGATGCTCCGTTCGAACCCGGAGATCGCCGTCCGGATGATGCGCAAGCTCTCGCGCCGGTTGCGTGAAACCGACCGCCAGTTGCAAGAGGCCTTGGGACGGACCGGTCAGAGCGGGGAGCTCGAGTTGCCGCCGGCCGAGCCGGTGGTCGAGAAGCCGTCCGGGCCGCAGCGGATGATCCACGACAAGTCCGGCATCGAGTTCCATTTCTCGAAGGGCTCCGAGACGACCGTCGGCCGGCGGGACCCCGTCACGGGAATTCACCCGGACATCGACCTGACCCCCGTCGACAACCAGCGGTCGATCAGCCGGCGACATGCCAAGCTCTACAAGCGCGGCAACAAGTTCTTCGTCGCCGAGGACCTCGGAACGATGAACGGCACCTTCGTCAACGGCGAGCGGATCGAAACCGGCCAACCGACGGAGATCAAGCCCGGCGACGAAGTCCGCTTCGGGCTCGTGACCCTCCGTTTCTCCGTCGACTGA
- the recG gene encoding ATP-dependent DNA helicase RecG, which translates to MPNLRADTPLRFVKGVGPQRAQALAAAGYATAGDLLLHLPTRYDDWRGRQGAGEVRGPGPWTLLAELRDVRTIRTRRRNLVIVRALACDDTGAIPVVWFNQPYLATRLASGETWHLHGAARPSEGGRWELMNPACSNAAAPTTAGLRPVYPAVRGIGPSTMGRLVERVLPLLEGEESDGIADPLPPELLRRYALPTLPAALSRLHRPPSDADALGLAARTEPARARLCYGELLEFQLELATLRARDASLSKPHRYRVDDAVRQVARALLPFRLTAAQKRALQEIVIDLRRPWPMLRLLQGDVGSGKTIVAALALVVALESGLQGAFMAPTELLAEQHFGSLQRLLGARYRLGLVSSSRRDPAIRKALGSGEIHLAVGTHALIQEEVTFDRLGLVVIDEQHRFGVEQRVGLQRKGIHPDVLVMTATPIPRSLALTAYGDLEISSIDELPPGRTPVATKVLPAGKRREVYQSLREELATGAQAYVVFPLIEGSEAIAAEAVGQLGEKIRAYLGSVPTAVLHGRLDAVERERTMKRFAAGELRVLFATSLIEVGVDVPEATFMVIESAERFGLAQLHQLRGRVGRGTRVSRCVALHGRLTDEARRRLEIFASSTDGFRLAEADLELRGPGDLLGTRQSGMPTFRLAHPLLDREWLERARADARELAGRLDEPGYAALRQRLLPRLEARAKRLAGG; encoded by the coding sequence ATGCCGAACCTTCGCGCCGACACCCCGTTGCGCTTCGTCAAAGGGGTCGGACCTCAGCGGGCCCAGGCACTCGCTGCCGCCGGGTACGCCACGGCCGGAGACCTTCTCCTTCATCTACCGACTCGCTACGACGACTGGAGGGGCCGCCAGGGCGCCGGCGAGGTGCGCGGTCCGGGCCCCTGGACGCTTCTTGCCGAATTGCGCGACGTTCGAACGATTCGCACGCGCCGTCGGAACCTGGTGATCGTGCGGGCTCTGGCCTGTGACGACACGGGTGCCATCCCGGTCGTCTGGTTCAACCAGCCCTACCTCGCCACGCGACTGGCGTCCGGAGAGACGTGGCATCTCCACGGCGCCGCTCGTCCGAGCGAGGGTGGGCGATGGGAGCTGATGAACCCGGCCTGTTCGAATGCCGCCGCTCCGACGACGGCAGGCCTTCGTCCGGTCTACCCGGCGGTTCGCGGCATCGGACCGAGCACCATGGGGCGCCTGGTCGAGCGCGTCCTGCCGCTGCTCGAAGGCGAGGAGTCCGACGGGATTGCCGATCCTCTGCCTCCCGAGTTGCTGCGGCGATATGCGCTGCCGACCCTCCCGGCGGCCCTGTCACGCCTCCATCGTCCTCCCTCCGATGCGGACGCCCTCGGCCTCGCGGCGCGGACGGAGCCGGCTCGAGCGCGGCTTTGCTACGGGGAGCTGCTCGAGTTCCAACTCGAGCTGGCGACGCTGCGAGCACGAGATGCCAGCCTGAGCAAACCGCATCGCTATCGAGTGGATGACGCGGTTCGGCAGGTCGCCCGCGCACTGCTTCCTTTCCGACTCACGGCGGCGCAGAAGCGGGCCCTCCAGGAGATCGTCATCGACCTGCGGCGCCCCTGGCCGATGCTCCGCCTGCTCCAGGGCGACGTCGGGAGCGGCAAGACGATCGTCGCCGCCCTGGCGCTGGTGGTGGCACTCGAGAGCGGCCTCCAGGGCGCCTTCATGGCGCCGACCGAGCTGCTCGCCGAACAGCACTTCGGCAGTCTTCAGCGCCTTCTCGGCGCGCGATACCGTCTCGGACTGGTCAGCTCGTCGCGCCGTGATCCCGCGATCCGGAAAGCGCTGGGAAGTGGAGAGATCCATCTGGCCGTCGGAACGCATGCGCTCATTCAGGAAGAGGTCACCTTCGACCGGCTGGGGCTGGTGGTCATCGACGAGCAGCATCGCTTCGGCGTGGAGCAACGGGTCGGACTCCAACGCAAGGGGATACACCCGGACGTGCTGGTGATGACCGCGACGCCGATCCCTCGCTCGTTGGCCCTGACCGCCTACGGGGACCTCGAGATCTCGTCGATCGACGAGCTGCCTCCCGGTCGGACGCCGGTCGCCACCAAGGTCCTCCCCGCCGGCAAGCGGCGCGAGGTCTACCAGTCGCTTCGTGAAGAGCTTGCCACCGGCGCCCAGGCCTACGTCGTCTTCCCATTGATCGAAGGGAGCGAGGCGATCGCCGCCGAGGCGGTCGGACAGCTCGGCGAGAAGATCCGGGCCTATCTCGGGTCGGTGCCGACGGCCGTGCTCCACGGACGCCTCGACGCGGTCGAGCGCGAACGGACGATGAAGCGCTTTGCCGCCGGTGAGCTGCGAGTCCTCTTCGCCACGAGTCTCATCGAAGTGGGCGTCGACGTCCCGGAAGCGACCTTCATGGTGATCGAGAGCGCGGAGCGATTCGGGCTCGCCCAGCTTCACCAGCTTCGCGGTCGCGTCGGACGCGGCACCCGCGTTTCCCGGTGCGTCGCTCTTCACGGCCGGCTCACCGACGAGGCACGCCGTCGTCTCGAGATCTTCGCTTCGTCCACCGACGGATTCCGCCTTGCGGAGGCCGATCTCGAGCTGCGGGGTCCGGGCGACCTGCTCGGCACGCGTCAGTCCGGAATGCCCACCTTCCGACTCGCTCACCCGTTGCTCGATCGCGAATGGCTCGAGCGAGCCCGTGCCGACGCGCGAGAGCTGGCGGGCCGTCTCGACGAACCGGGCTACGCCGCACTGCGCCAGCGGCTCCTGCCGCGCCTGGAGGCACGGGCGAAAAGGCTCGCCGGAGGTTGA